Proteins encoded in a region of the Sebastes fasciatus isolate fSebFas1 chromosome 9, fSebFas1.pri, whole genome shotgun sequence genome:
- the LOC141774377 gene encoding ras-related protein ORAB-1-like: MNPEYDYLFKLLLIGDSGVGKSCLLLRFADDTYTESYISTIGVDFKIRTIELDGKTIKLQIWDTAGQERFRTITSSYYRGAHGIIVVYDVTDQESFNNVKQWLQEIDRYASENVNKLLVGNKCDLTTKKVVDYTTAKEFADSLGIPFLETSAKNATNVEQAFMTMAAEIKKRMGPGATAGGGEKPNVKLTPGTTVKPSSGGCC; this comes from the exons ATGAATCCCGAATA TGACTATTTATTCAAGCTGCTCCTGATTGGTGACTCTGGTGTTGGAAAGTCTTGCCTTCTTCTCCGATTTGCA GATGACACATACACAGAAAGTTACATTAGCACTATTGGTGTGGACTTCAAAATACGAACCATAGAACTAGATGGAAAGACCATTAAACTTCAGATT TGGGACACGGCGGGTCAGGAGAGGTTTCGTACAATCACATCCAGCTACTACAGAGGTGCTCATGGTATCATTGTAGTGTACGATGTCACAGACCAG GAGTCCTTCAACAATGTCAAACAGTGGCTACAGGAGATCGACCGCTATGCCAGTGAAAATGTCAACAAGCTATTGGTTGGGAACAAGTGTGACCTTACGACAAAGAAGGTGGTGGATTACACAACAGCAAAG GAGTTTGCAGACTCTCTGGGCATCCCCTTTTTGGAAACCAGCGCCAAGAACGCCACCAATGTGGAGCAGGCCTTCATGACCATGGCTGCTGAAATCAAGAAGAGGATGGGTCCCGGGGCCACAGCCGGAGGAGGGGAGAAGCCCAACGTGAAGCTGACCCCCGGCACTACTGTCAAGCCTTCATCAGGAGGATGCTGCTGA
- the cep68 gene encoding centrosomal protein of 68 kDa isoform X2 yields MEAKGCSQRWKMHLPEFKHSRRCPSPTTKDSERGKTERDRDRGGPHKSVTMAPTSRYLTDRQYVMRKPLFSEEQHTSILKKTHPQKHTEKEKHLSVSRREENQQRTDMNFSTRPREELTPESFSLSHSDISPPSASRTDPGSPLGVSELSARLCHEEPTFGSPFSGGRSARRSLSSSFLEVQRLNPPLRPQLTSTVLYPTYTPRSGHSRPDQTQLRLGGREGETKLCSSGGHSKGHPVSPYQANYWACAIPKALPPSPDRHSAGWDPNREYQALLDYTYPLRPGQVVCEGDCSKLQRDSLLRTDPNLQDSGIELDHLCSSTSLSGLDFSLSVGHRSPDLQGFTRYSDDQPSGTLRSPTDPVGLSSDSLDCSRNEGGMNRYKSDGRCHQHHAPSASTSTAFTCSTRLLPQSRCVCLEVDEEFRPLPEQLEELKLLSRKVREVTARLSRPVTASWESLEPGTTSILSSITLPEKQEAEDEDEEDEEEEEAKVKELERGNRDTDEGKDETDREERRSAQTADHRDSEAARRSSGSWVEPVGGGPSPSSLREVEVLIEQLCGLTLPGSQRSSQEDQERSDSLMQHIEVFCSHLEQLIQQLYTVSEKMELLAAPTVDLDSVKSSLAEYQSFQREVSSHQPLTSCVLHTGQLLLRCINTMSPFLRDTLLLIERQSGALETHTEHFFSSILSAMDSLTRPGPVQLSREEDPGPVGVQGSTL; encoded by the exons ATGGAAGCCAAGGGATGCAGCCAGAGGTGGAAGATGCATCTCCCAGAGTTTAAACACAGCAGGAGATGCCCGAGTCCGACTACTAAAGACAGCGAACGAggcaagacagagagagacagagacagaggagggcCACACAAAAGTGTTACTATGGCTCCCACCTCCAGGtatctgacagacagacagtatgtaATGAGAAAGCCTCTGTTCTCTGAGGAACAACATACATCTATCTTAAAGAAGACACATCCACAGAAGCACACAGAGAAG GAGAAACACTTGAGTGTTAGCCGAAGAGAAGAAAACCAGCAACGCACTGACATGAATTTCTCGACCAGACCAAGAGAGGAGCTGACCCCAGAGAGCTTCAGCCTCTCTCACAGTGACATCTCACCTCCCTCCGCCTCGAGAACAGACCCCGGCTCACCCCTGGGTGTCTCGGAGCTCAGCGCTAGGCTGTGCCATGAAGAACCCACTTTTGGATCACCTTTCTCTGGCGGCAGATCAGCTCGGCGGAGCCTCTCGAGCTCCTTCCTGGAGGTCCAGAGACTAAACCCTCCTCTTAGGCCGCAACTGACCTCCACTGTCCTGTATCCTACATACACCCCTCGCTCAGGGCACTCCAGGCCAGACCAGACCCAGCTCAGgctgggggggagggagggggagaccaAACTATGCTCTTCTGGAGGACACTCAAAAGGACATCCAGTGTCTCCCTATCAGGCGAACTACTGGGCCTGTGCCATCCCCAAAGCTTTGCCTCCTTCTCCAGACAGGCACTCTGCAGGCTGGGACCCAAACAGGGAGTACCAGGCCCTGCTGGACTACACCTACCCTCTGAGACCAGGACAGGTGGTCTGTGAGGGGGACTGCTCCAAGCTCCAGAGAGACTCTCTCCTCCGAACGGACCccaacctgcaggattcagggaTTGAACTGGACCACCTTTGTAGCTCTACCAGTCTGTCAGGGTTGGACTTTTCTCTTAGTGTGGGTCATAGGTCACCTGACCTGCAGGGGTTCACCAGATACTCAGATGATCAGCCGTCTGGGACCTTGCGCTCCCCAACAGACCCTGTGGGTTTGTCCTCGGACAGTTTAGACTGCAGTAGGAACGAAGGTGGAATGAATCGTTACAAATCTGATGGTCGCTGTCATCAGCACCATGCTCCGTCTGCCTCCACCTCCACTGCTTTCACTTGCTCCACCAGACTTCTCCCAcagtccaggtgtgtgtgtctggaggtGGACGAGGAGTTCCGGCCTCTTCCagagcagctggaggagctgaagctgctgtccAGAAAG GTGCGGGAGGTGACGGCCCGGCTGAGTCGGCCTGTCACAGCCAGCTGGGAGTCTCTGGAGCCAGGCAccacctccatcctctcctccatcaccctGCCTGAGAAACAGGAGGCTGAAGACGAGgatgaggaggacgaggaggaggaggaggctaaAGTCAAAGAGCTGGAACGCGGCAATCGAGACACAGATGAAGGAAAAGatgagacggacagagaggagaggagatctGCTCAGACGG ctgatcacagggACTCTGAGGCAGCGAGGAGGAGTTCTGGATCCTGGGTGGAGCCTGTAGGAGGGGGACCGAGTCCATCCAGTCTCAGGGAGGTGGAGGTTTTGATCGAGCAGCTGTGTGGCCTCACTCTGCCTGGCAGCCAGAGGAGCAGCCAGGAGGACCAGGAGCGAAGTGACTCCCTGATGCAACACATCGAG GTCTTCTGTTCACACCTGGAGCAGCTCATCCAGCAGCTATATACAGTGTCAGAGAAGATGGAGCTGCTGGCTGCGCCCACTGTGGACTTAGACAGCGTGAAGTCATCTCTGGCTGAGTATCAG AGTTTTCAAAGAGAAGTGAGCAGCCATCAGCCCCTGACCTCCTGCGTTCTGCACACCGGACAGCTTCTCCTCCGCTGCATCAACACCATGTCTCCAT TTTTACGAGACACCCTGCTTTTGATTGAGAGGCAGAGTGGAGCTCTGGAGACCCACACTGAACACTTTTTCTCCTCCATCCTGTCTGCCATGGACAGCCTCACCCGCCCCGGTCCAGTCCAgctgagcagagaggaggacccGGGCCCTGTGGGGGTCCAGGGGTCCACTTTGTGA
- the cep68 gene encoding centrosomal protein of 68 kDa isoform X1: MEAKGCSQRWKMHLPEFKHSRRCPSPTTKDSERGKTERDRDRGGPHKSVTMAPTSRYLTDRQYVMRKPLFSEEQHTSILKKTHPQKHTEKEKHLSVSRREENQQRTDMNFSTRPREELTPESFSLSHSDISPPSASRTDPGSPLGVSELSARLCHEEPTFGSPFSGGRSARRSLSSSFLEVQRLNPPLRPQLTSTVLYPTYTPRSGHSRPDQTQLRLGGREGETKLCSSGGHSKGHPVSPYQANYWACAIPKALPPSPDRHSAGWDPNREYQALLDYTYPLRPGQVVCEGDCSKLQRDSLLRTDPNLQDSGIELDHLCSSTSLSGLDFSLSVGHRSPDLQGFTRYSDDQPSGTLRSPTDPVGLSSDSLDCSRNEGGMNRYKSDGRCHQHHAPSASTSTAFTCSTRLLPQSRCVCLEVDEEFRPLPEQLEELKLLSRKVREVTARLSRPVTASWESLEPGTTSILSSITLPEKQEAEDEDEEDEEEEEAKVKELERGNRDTDEGKDETDREERRSAQTAADHRDSEAARRSSGSWVEPVGGGPSPSSLREVEVLIEQLCGLTLPGSQRSSQEDQERSDSLMQHIEVFCSHLEQLIQQLYTVSEKMELLAAPTVDLDSVKSSLAEYQSFQREVSSHQPLTSCVLHTGQLLLRCINTMSPFLRDTLLLIERQSGALETHTEHFFSSILSAMDSLTRPGPVQLSREEDPGPVGVQGSTL; the protein is encoded by the exons ATGGAAGCCAAGGGATGCAGCCAGAGGTGGAAGATGCATCTCCCAGAGTTTAAACACAGCAGGAGATGCCCGAGTCCGACTACTAAAGACAGCGAACGAggcaagacagagagagacagagacagaggagggcCACACAAAAGTGTTACTATGGCTCCCACCTCCAGGtatctgacagacagacagtatgtaATGAGAAAGCCTCTGTTCTCTGAGGAACAACATACATCTATCTTAAAGAAGACACATCCACAGAAGCACACAGAGAAG GAGAAACACTTGAGTGTTAGCCGAAGAGAAGAAAACCAGCAACGCACTGACATGAATTTCTCGACCAGACCAAGAGAGGAGCTGACCCCAGAGAGCTTCAGCCTCTCTCACAGTGACATCTCACCTCCCTCCGCCTCGAGAACAGACCCCGGCTCACCCCTGGGTGTCTCGGAGCTCAGCGCTAGGCTGTGCCATGAAGAACCCACTTTTGGATCACCTTTCTCTGGCGGCAGATCAGCTCGGCGGAGCCTCTCGAGCTCCTTCCTGGAGGTCCAGAGACTAAACCCTCCTCTTAGGCCGCAACTGACCTCCACTGTCCTGTATCCTACATACACCCCTCGCTCAGGGCACTCCAGGCCAGACCAGACCCAGCTCAGgctgggggggagggagggggagaccaAACTATGCTCTTCTGGAGGACACTCAAAAGGACATCCAGTGTCTCCCTATCAGGCGAACTACTGGGCCTGTGCCATCCCCAAAGCTTTGCCTCCTTCTCCAGACAGGCACTCTGCAGGCTGGGACCCAAACAGGGAGTACCAGGCCCTGCTGGACTACACCTACCCTCTGAGACCAGGACAGGTGGTCTGTGAGGGGGACTGCTCCAAGCTCCAGAGAGACTCTCTCCTCCGAACGGACCccaacctgcaggattcagggaTTGAACTGGACCACCTTTGTAGCTCTACCAGTCTGTCAGGGTTGGACTTTTCTCTTAGTGTGGGTCATAGGTCACCTGACCTGCAGGGGTTCACCAGATACTCAGATGATCAGCCGTCTGGGACCTTGCGCTCCCCAACAGACCCTGTGGGTTTGTCCTCGGACAGTTTAGACTGCAGTAGGAACGAAGGTGGAATGAATCGTTACAAATCTGATGGTCGCTGTCATCAGCACCATGCTCCGTCTGCCTCCACCTCCACTGCTTTCACTTGCTCCACCAGACTTCTCCCAcagtccaggtgtgtgtgtctggaggtGGACGAGGAGTTCCGGCCTCTTCCagagcagctggaggagctgaagctgctgtccAGAAAG GTGCGGGAGGTGACGGCCCGGCTGAGTCGGCCTGTCACAGCCAGCTGGGAGTCTCTGGAGCCAGGCAccacctccatcctctcctccatcaccctGCCTGAGAAACAGGAGGCTGAAGACGAGgatgaggaggacgaggaggaggaggaggctaaAGTCAAAGAGCTGGAACGCGGCAATCGAGACACAGATGAAGGAAAAGatgagacggacagagaggagaggagatctGCTCAGACGG cagctgatcacagggACTCTGAGGCAGCGAGGAGGAGTTCTGGATCCTGGGTGGAGCCTGTAGGAGGGGGACCGAGTCCATCCAGTCTCAGGGAGGTGGAGGTTTTGATCGAGCAGCTGTGTGGCCTCACTCTGCCTGGCAGCCAGAGGAGCAGCCAGGAGGACCAGGAGCGAAGTGACTCCCTGATGCAACACATCGAG GTCTTCTGTTCACACCTGGAGCAGCTCATCCAGCAGCTATATACAGTGTCAGAGAAGATGGAGCTGCTGGCTGCGCCCACTGTGGACTTAGACAGCGTGAAGTCATCTCTGGCTGAGTATCAG AGTTTTCAAAGAGAAGTGAGCAGCCATCAGCCCCTGACCTCCTGCGTTCTGCACACCGGACAGCTTCTCCTCCGCTGCATCAACACCATGTCTCCAT TTTTACGAGACACCCTGCTTTTGATTGAGAGGCAGAGTGGAGCTCTGGAGACCCACACTGAACACTTTTTCTCCTCCATCCTGTCTGCCATGGACAGCCTCACCCGCCCCGGTCCAGTCCAgctgagcagagaggaggacccGGGCCCTGTGGGGGTCCAGGGGTCCACTTTGTGA